In Pyricularia oryzae 70-15 chromosome 2, whole genome shotgun sequence, one genomic interval encodes:
- a CDS encoding DNA replication complex GINS protein SLD5, with product MEIDDILREVDPDFDALPSERRDLQLLTRAWVAERSAPELLEWPSDGLFERVNDRIKQQIEHVEDMTGNMDPKTNFALIVIQTELERYKFLVRSYLRARMAKIDKHTLHYLSTPSLRSRLSGTELAYATRHQALLHNHYLSSFLASFPPALQNLNDTAGNISMIDTPDLDSAVFIRLLRDAFVEGKGTDSDGAMEGRDGDILILRWSDAKHLVDEGNAELV from the exons ATGGAAATTGACGACATTCTCCGCGAGGTTGATCCCGACTTTGATGCGCTGCCGTCGGAGAGACGCGACCTGCAGCTCCTGACGCGCGCCTGGGTTGCGGAGCGCTCCGCTCCCGAACTCCTCGA GTGGCCATCAGACGGCCTTTTCGAGCGCGTCAACGATCGTATAAAACAGCAGATCGAACATGTCGAGGACATGACCGGAAATATGGATCCAAAGACCAATTTTGCTCTCATAGTTATTCAGACGGAATTGGAGAGGTATAAGTTTCTAGTCAGAAGCTATCTCCGTGCAAGAATGGCCAAG ATCGACAAGCATACTCTGCACTATCTATCGACGCCGTCCCTTCGCAGCAGACTTTCTGGAACCGAACTAGCCTATGCCACCAGGCACCAGGCCTTGTTGCATAACCACTATCTATCTTCGTTCCTGGCATCATTCCCACCTGCCCTGCAGAACCTCAACGACACGGCCGGCAACATAAGCATGATCGATACCCCCGATTTGGACTCAGCAGTCTTCATTAGGTTGCTACGTGACGCCTTTGTAGAGGGCAAGGGCACAGACTCTGACGGGGCCATGGAAGGCAGAGATGGGGACATACTCATCCTTCGGTGGTCAGATGCCAAACATTTGGTCGACGAGGGCAACGCGGAACTGGTCTGA
- a CDS encoding molybdenum cofactor sulfurase, which yields MAQNLDAQYNAAVERFRSEEFPMIRVDSIYLDHAGTTLCPKSLLEAFARDMAGNLYGNPHSASNSSQLSTSRIEDIRLQALQLFGASPDEFDLVFVANATAGIKLVSESLRARDGGFGFLYHQASHTSLVGVREEAQSSICLSEDETEELLAGSTTSLDLVTRSPPGAVLLAYTAQSNFDGRRYPLTWADKVRRAHASGCTPICTLLDAASFVSTSPLHLGESKAAPDFTVLSFYKIFGFPDLGALIVRKQAWHLFESRKYFGGGTVDMVVNFKESWHAPKNGFLHERLEDGTLPIHNILALGSAIKIHQGLFGPMRTVSSHATFLAQEMITNLQNLHHSNGEKVCTLYSPYPKPNVDGNGWNQGPIIAFNICTSNGSWVSLGEFEKLASLRDINIRTGSLCNPGGIAIALALEPWEMKRNFSAGLRCGADNDMALGKPTGVIRASLGAMSTTSDVDRFVAFIVEFFCDDGAASRDLQTPRVQPSLASGEAELCVDSLTIYPIKSCAGYSIPHGKQWQVRPEGLAWDREWCLLHRGSGQALSQKRYPKMALIKPVVDLESGRLAVGYLGEPIPYLPERVSVPLSHDPSVFRPSTYVSAAPSRVCGDQVATKIYHDDELNEFFSKAIGVPCVLARFPPGSQHGDAQRSSKARLQKHQITTDQESDVQEVHPGSGTTTDSTWGNDKSQNILLSNESPILLINLASVDALNQEIKSRKGSSAVRIPTSAFRANVVLRRTDESRPDGAQGLPYAEERWRGLTIGNQTYTMLGACRRCQMVCVDQVTGCRGDEPFSTLSKTRRFDGKVFFGVHMAWGPGSPSNNVVAARGDVAYPTIEVGERVLVHV from the exons ATGGCCCAAAACCTCGATGCGCAGTATAACGCAGCTGTGGAAAGGTTCAGGAGCGAAGAGTTTCCCATGATCCGAG TAGACTCAATATACCTGGACCATGCTGGCACAACTCTCTGCCCCAAGTCTCTTCTCGAGGCATTTGCAAGAGATATGGCGGGTAACTTGTATGGCAACCCGCACTCTGCATCCAACTCGTCACAGCTGTCCACCTCCCGTATTGAAGATATTCGGCTACAAGCTCTGCAGCTGTTCGGCGCCAGCCCCGATGAGTTCGACCTTGTCTTCGTGGCCAATGCCACGGCGGGAATCAAACTGGTGTCCGAATCACTGAGAGCTCGCGATGGAGGGTTTGGTTTTCTTTACCATCAAGCATCCCATACTAGCCTCGTCGGGGTCAGGGAGGAAGCTCAAAGTAGCATATGCTTGAGCGAGGATGAAACCGAGGAATTGCTTGCAGGCAGCACTACCAGTCTGGACTTGGTGACTAGGTCTCCTCCAGGTGCTGTGCTGCTTGCGTATACGGCACAGTCTAATTTTGACGGACGCCGTTATCCACTGACCTGGGCGGACAAGGTCAGGAGGGCCCACGCGTCCGGATGCACCCCAATTTGCACTCTGTTAGACGCAGCCTCTTTCGTTTCGACCTCCCCGTTACATCTTGGAGAATCCAAAGCGGCGCCAGACTTCACTGTTCTTAGCTTTTACAAGATATTTGGCTTTCCAGATCTCGGCGCCTTGATTGTTAGAAAACAGGCTTGGCATCTGTTCGAGTCTAGGAAATACTTTGGAGGCGGCACGGTCGATATGGTGGTGAACTTCAAAGAATCATGGCATGCTCCCAAAAATGGGTTTCTCCACGAACGCCTGGAAGACGGGACACTGCCAATCCATAACATACTTGCACTCGGCTCAGCTATCAAAATCCATCAGGGTCTATTTGGTCCTATGCGTACAGTATCCTCCCACGCTACATTTCTCGCCCAGGAAATGATCACCAATCTACAAAATCTACACCACAGCAATGGAGAGAAGGTGTGTACGTTATACTCGCCATATCCCAAACCCAATGTCGATGGCAATGGCTGGAACCAAGGGCCTATAATCGCCTTCAACATCTGTACTTCCAATGGTTCCTGGGTTAGCCTTGGCGAGTTTGAGAAGCTTGCGAGCCTGCGGGATATAAACATCCGTACTGGCAGCCTTTGTAATCCGGGAGGCATCGCGATAGCTTTAGCACTTGAGCCCTGGGAGATGAAGCGAAACTTCTCAGCCGGCCTCCGCTGCGGAGCCGATAACGACATGGCGCTTGGGAAACCAACAGGTGTCATTCGTGCTAGTCTTGGTGCCATGAGCACCACTTCCGATGTGGATAGGTTCGTGGCCTTTATTGTCGAATTCTTTTGCGACGATGGTGCTGCATCTCGAGATCTTCAAACCCCCCGTGTACAACCGTCTTTGGCTTCCGGCGAGGCAGAACTTTGCGTAGATAGTTTGACCATATATCCCATCAAGAGTTGTGCAGGCTACTCTATCCCACACGGGAAGCAGTGGCAGGTCCGACCGGAAGGCCTAGCGTGGGACCGCGAGTGGTGTCTACTCCATAGAGGCTCTGGCCAAGCCCTCAGCCAAAAGAGATATCCCAAGATGGCGCTCATCAAGCCTGTCGTTGATCTGGAAAGTGGACGACTGGCTGTTGGCTACCTCGGAGAGCCTATACCATACCTCCCTGAACGGGTTTCGGTGCCGCTGTCTCACGACCCGTCGGTCTTCCGGCCTTCCACTTACGTGTCAGCAGCACCTTCACGAGTATGCGGAGACCAGGTGGCTACCAAGATTTACCACGACGACGAGTTGAATGAATTCTTTTCCAAAGCCATCGGAGTTCCATGTGTTCTCGCACGATTCCCGCCAGGGAGTCAGCATGGCGACGCCCAGAGATCTTCCAAAGCACGTCTTCAGAAGCATCAGATCACGACGGATCAAGAGAGCGACGTTCAAGAAGTCCATCCTGGTTCTGGAACGACGACGGATTCCACCTGGGGAAATGATAAAAGCCAAAATATTCTTTTATCCAATGAAAGCCCTATTCTTCTCATCAACCTCGCCAGCGTCGACGCGCTAAACCAAGAAATCAAGTCGAGAAAGGGGAGCTCTGCCGTGCGTATACCCACCTCTGCCTTCCGGGCCAACGTCGTCCTTCGGCGAACCGACGAGTCTCGGCCCGACGGTGCCCAAGGCCTTCCGTATGCAGAGGAGAGGTGGAGAGGGCTTACGATTGGCAACCAAACTTACACGATGCTGGGCGCCTGCAGACGGTGCCAGATGGTCTGCGTCGACCAGGTCACGGGTTGTCGTGGGGATGAGCCCTTTAGCACCCTGTCCAAGACCCGCAGGTTTGATGGGAAAGTTTTCTTTGGGGTTCATATGGCCTGGGGCCCAGGGTCGCCATCAAATAACGTCGTTGCCGCGCGTGGAGACGTCGCATACCCAACTATTGAGGTTGGTGAGCGTGTTTTAGTTCATGTGTAG
- a CDS encoding cell division control protein 18 has protein sequence MPSVGKRTRSSGNNDTELPAKRTRLQSRTLQINDENRDPRDSCSIDTVLEDHEAAFPAKSPLKKFAAPLTPKTPRFRDALSDSPSTPRHRVMSVGKLSTRLTPKTPSTPATSQTIYHLARQMFARGNDPGRLIGRDGERASLETFLAKCTSSTPNGCLYVSGPPGTGKSAMVNAVTDELVSKTPSVRKAYINCMSVKSSNDLYVTLLEQLGDEINILESEPAAALQQVFIPKRKVAGAFLVVLDEIDHILSLDLESLYKIFEWSMQKSSRVSLVGIANALDLTDRFLPRLKSRNLKPELLPFLPYSAPQIKAIVTDRLKSLMPAGSTNAGFIPFFHPAAIELCSRKVSSQTGDLRKAYEILRRALDLVEAETKRKLEEEARQKILQMTPSKRPLGETPNNAASPSKDASRRTVPTELAASLQALTVENAPRVSISHLNKITATAFGNGASQRLKSLNLQQKAALCSLMAIEKKNKAAVATVSPTTPSKTRVTAPTVKNLYDTYSLLCKRDSLLHVLSSSEFREVIGSLETLSLITAVDGKTGSFALLQTPSKKGRKATFSNGDERRVASCVGEKEIEQGIEGLGSDILKSILSGEALD, from the exons ATGCCTTCAGTAGGCAAGAGGACCCGGAGCTCCGGTAACAATG ACACGGAGCTTCCTGCCAAGCGCACAAGACTTCAATCCCGTACTTTGCAAATCAACGACGAAAACCGAGATCCCAGGGACTCTTGCTCCATCGATACGGTGTTGGAAGATCATGAGGCTGCGTTCCCCGCCAAAAGTCCTCTGAAGAAAT TTGCCGCACCGCTTACCCCGAAGACGCCGCGCTTCCGCGATGCCTTGTCCGACTCGCCAAGTACACCCCGGCACCGGGTCATGTCTGTCGGCAAATTGTCAACAAGACTGACCCCAAAGACACCATCCACGCCCGCAACGTCCCAAACAATCTACCACCTTGCGAGACAAATGTTCGCTCGCGGCAATGACCCGGGTCGCCTTATCGGCCGGGACGGCGAGCGGGCAAGCCTCGAAACTTTTCTGGCCAAGTGCACATCCTCAACTCCCAACGGGTGCCTCTATGTCAGTGGTCCTCCAGGTACAGGGAAGAGTGCCATGGTCAACGCCGTAACGGATGAGCTGGTTTCGAAAACTCCGTCTGTTCGCAAGGCATATATCAACTGCATGAGTGTCAAGTCTTCAAACGATCTATACGTCACACTGCTGGAGCAACTTGGGGACGAGATCAACATATTAGAGTCGGAGCCAGCAGCTGCGCTGCAGCAAGTTTTTATCCCCAAGCGGAAGGTTGCAGGTGCCTTTTTGGTAGTCCTTGACGAGATCGATCACATTCTCAGCTTGGACCTGGAAAGCTTGTACAAAATCTTCGAATGGTCGATGCAGAAGTCTTCCCGGGTATCGCTGGTGGGAATTGCCAATGCCCTAGACTTGACCGACCGCTTTCTACCGAGACTGAAGTCGAGAAACTTGAAGCCTGAGCTGCTTCCGTTTCTCCCATACTCAGCACCTCAAATCAAGGCAATTGTCACTGACCGACTAAAGAGCCTTATGCCGGCTGGCAGTACCAATGCGGGCTTTATCCCTTTTTTCCACCCAGCCGCCATTGAGTTATGTTCTCGCAAGGTATCTAGCCAAACGGGGGACCTGAGAAAAGCTTATGAGATACTGCGTCGGGCTTTGGACTTGGTGGAAGCTGAGACAAAACGGAAACTCGAGGAGGAAGCAAGACAGAAGATTTTGCAAATGACGCCATCCAAGAGGCCACTTGGAGAGACGCCCAACAATGCAGCTTCACCTTCAAAAGACGCCAGCAGGCGAACAGTCCCTACCGAGCTGGCTGCGTCTCTGCAAGCGTTGACAGTCGAAAACGCGCCACGAGTGAGCATCTCACACCTCAACAAGATCACTGCGACGGCGTTCGGCAACGGTGCCAGTCAACGTCTCAAGAGCCTGAACCTCCAGCAGAAAGCAGCACTGTGCTCCTTGATGGCTATcgagaagaagaacaaggcTGCTGTTGCTACTGTATCGCCAACGACGCCCTCCAAGACCCGGGTAACGGCTCCAACAGTCAAAAATCTATACGACACATATAGCCTTCTCTGCAAGCGTGATTCGCTCCTTCATGTGCTTTCAAGCTCCGAATTCCGCGAAGTCATTGGCAGCTTGGAGACACTATCGCTCATCACAGCCGTGGATGGCAAGACTGGCTCCTTTGCATTATTGCAGACGCCAAGCAAAAAGGGCAGGAAGGCTACATTCAGCAATGGCGACGAGAGACGTGTTGCCAGCTGCGTTGGCGAGAAGGAGATCGAGCAGGGCATCGAGGGACTTGGATCCGACATTTTGAAAAGCATTTTGAGCGGAGAAGCATTGGATTAG